A portion of the Leptospirales bacterium genome contains these proteins:
- a CDS encoding M48 family metallopeptidase has product MNPKIAGGGAANSSNAIMQTRHIKWGAILLALLSLAVYYFSAETFRNPVTGEESRVGLSRDQEQALGLQGFQEVISGARTIDSGPEYEMVGRVAQRLTHAVGQDGADLDWEVALVDSPEANAFCLPGGKIVIYTGILPTARDEAGLATVMGHEIAHAIARHGAQRVFEQGAIQIAVQGLQEGLSDLSAEQRQTIMGLFGAGAQYGVVLPFSREHELEADRMGLVYMARAGYDPEQAVDFWKRMAASAGAGRPIELMSTHPSDSRRIQAIGQHMAEALEEYRRARQRDGDRHSDSSLLDFGRVDNGPEDAPAEEETQSAELRGAGK; this is encoded by the coding sequence GTGAACCCTAAAATTGCTGGCGGCGGGGCGGCAAATTCGTCCAATGCAATCATGCAGACTCGACACATCAAGTGGGGCGCTATCCTGCTGGCCTTGCTCTCTCTGGCGGTTTACTACTTTTCGGCGGAGACCTTTCGCAATCCGGTTACTGGCGAAGAATCGCGCGTTGGCCTTTCACGGGACCAGGAACAGGCACTGGGGCTGCAGGGCTTCCAGGAGGTCATCTCCGGCGCTCGCACCATTGATAGCGGTCCGGAATACGAAATGGTGGGCCGTGTCGCACAACGGCTGACGCACGCCGTGGGACAGGACGGCGCGGATCTGGACTGGGAGGTAGCGCTGGTCGATAGTCCGGAAGCCAACGCTTTCTGTTTGCCTGGCGGCAAGATCGTCATTTACACCGGAATTCTGCCGACAGCCCGAGACGAAGCGGGTCTGGCAACCGTGATGGGCCACGAAATCGCCCACGCCATTGCGCGACATGGCGCGCAGCGCGTATTCGAACAGGGCGCCATACAGATTGCGGTTCAAGGATTGCAAGAAGGACTCAGTGATCTTTCAGCTGAGCAACGACAAACAATCATGGGGCTATTTGGCGCCGGCGCGCAATACGGCGTGGTGTTGCCCTTCTCGCGCGAACACGAACTGGAAGCGGATCGCATGGGACTTGTTTACATGGCCCGCGCTGGCTATGACCCGGAGCAGGCTGTTGATTTCTGGAAGCGCATGGCGGCCAGCGCCGGCGCCGGACGTCCGATCGAGTTAATGTCCACTCATCCATCGGATTCGCGGCGCATCCAGGCCATTGGCCAGCATATGGCGGAGGCGCTGGAGGAATACCGGCGCGCACGTCAGCGCGATGGGGACCGTCACTCGGACTCCTCGCTTCTGGATTTTGGCCGCGTGGACAATGGACCGGAGGATGCGCCAGCTGAGGAAGAAACACAAAGTGCAGAATTGCGAGGCGCTGGCAAGTAG
- a CDS encoding gamma-glutamyltransferase family protein, translated as MNELQQAALWIALAAGSVAGCRPADPVVLDGHSYSAAELVQPPEHRNWQEYSARGRQWAVATDSPDATGAALQVYKAGGNAIDAAVAASFVLAVVRPQSTGLGGGGFLIYHDARRRQSFAYDFRERAPSSARADMYRDAEGRVDARASLFGPRAIATPGFVPGLLEIHRRHGRLPLSAILAPALRLASNGFVIYPDLASSISDALPDMDEEMRQTFAAPGARDNGQLLRQPMLARTLQTIIESGDREFRSGTVARAMVRSSEGQLSLADLKNYQVRRMPPLQMQIGNQRLETMPPPSSGVFLLLMVAGFQQAGGQAICGSDSLHCVHLKTELLRRAFADRARYGGEGSAISPGALLSPARITRVVAGINMQKATSSRQILDAENQSAESTQTTHVSLMDQSGDGVSVTHSINYRFGSRRMAPGTGIVMNDTMDDFAVAPGQANVYGLVGDAANAIAPGRTPLSSMSPLLAYQGGQLQLALGAPGGSRILSTIFESYLHAVAGDPAYVAVARGRIHHQWQPDTLFYEAQSAASRELPALQAMGHKLSPTQIPAKAFLTLRRGAYFEAASDPRGDGLAGAH; from the coding sequence ATGAACGAACTACAGCAAGCAGCGCTTTGGATTGCCCTGGCCGCAGGCAGCGTTGCCGGCTGTCGCCCGGCGGACCCGGTCGTTCTGGATGGACACAGCTATTCTGCCGCTGAATTGGTGCAGCCGCCAGAGCATCGCAACTGGCAAGAGTACAGTGCAAGGGGTCGCCAGTGGGCTGTTGCGACCGATTCGCCTGATGCGACAGGGGCAGCGCTGCAGGTCTACAAGGCTGGCGGCAATGCGATTGATGCTGCCGTGGCCGCAAGCTTTGTGCTGGCCGTAGTACGACCGCAATCAACCGGCCTTGGCGGCGGAGGCTTCCTCATTTATCACGATGCACGTCGTCGTCAAAGCTTTGCCTACGACTTCCGGGAGCGGGCGCCATCCTCGGCGCGCGCCGACATGTACCGGGACGCCGAAGGTCGCGTCGATGCGCGCGCTTCGCTCTTTGGTCCGCGGGCCATTGCTACGCCTGGCTTTGTTCCGGGGCTGCTTGAAATTCACCGGCGTCACGGCCGACTGCCGCTCTCTGCCATTCTGGCCCCGGCGCTAAGACTGGCGAGCAATGGATTTGTGATCTATCCCGATCTGGCCAGTTCAATCAGCGATGCCTTGCCTGATATGGACGAAGAAATGCGCCAGACCTTTGCCGCACCGGGCGCGCGCGATAACGGCCAGCTACTGCGTCAGCCAATGCTGGCCAGAACTTTGCAGACAATTATCGAAAGCGGCGACCGTGAATTTCGCAGCGGCACGGTCGCAAGGGCCATGGTCCGCAGTTCTGAAGGACAGCTGAGTCTTGCCGATCTAAAAAACTATCAGGTGCGTCGCATGCCGCCGCTGCAAATGCAGATTGGCAATCAGCGATTGGAGACGATGCCGCCTCCATCCTCCGGAGTATTCTTGCTATTGATGGTGGCCGGCTTTCAACAGGCCGGAGGCCAGGCAATTTGCGGCAGCGACTCGCTGCATTGCGTGCACTTGAAAACCGAGCTATTGCGCCGGGCCTTTGCCGATCGAGCCCGCTATGGCGGCGAGGGTTCGGCAATTTCGCCTGGCGCGTTGCTTTCGCCAGCTCGAATTACACGCGTCGTTGCAGGCATCAATATGCAAAAAGCAACATCATCGCGACAGATCCTCGACGCCGAAAATCAATCTGCCGAATCGACGCAGACCACCCACGTCTCGCTCATGGATCAGAGCGGCGACGGCGTCAGCGTAACCCACTCAATCAACTATCGCTTTGGATCGCGGCGGATGGCGCCGGGGACCGGCATCGTAATGAACGATACCATGGACGACTTTGCCGTAGCGCCTGGCCAGGCCAACGTCTACGGCCTTGTCGGCGATGCCGCCAATGCAATTGCTCCTGGCCGCACTCCGCTTTCCAGCATGTCGCCGCTGCTTGCCTATCAGGGGGGCCAGCTGCAACTGGCCCTGGGCGCGCCCGGAGGCTCGCGTATTCTGAGCACAATCTTTGAGAGCTATTTGCATGCCGTAGCCGGCGATCCAGCCTACGTTGCTGTAGCCCGCGGCCGCATCCATCACCAGTGGCAACCAGATACTCTTTTCTACGAGGCGCAAAGCGCCGCCAGCCGGGAACTGCCCGCATTGCAGGCAATGGGACACAAGCTTTCCCCGACGCAAATTCCGGCCAAAGCCTTCCTCACACTCCGACGCGGCGCCTACTTTGAAGCGGCCTCCGATCCGCGCGGCGATGGCCTCGCTGGCGCACATTGA
- the lepA gene encoding translation elongation factor 4, which yields MEDRRKFIRNFSIIAHIDHGKSTLADRLLEIAGVTDKRTRRDQILDTMDIERERGITIKSNSATFNYSSEGQSFTYNLIDTPGHVDFTYEVSRSLAACEGVLLLVDSTQGVEAQTLANLYLAMENNLRIIPIINKIDLPAADVPRMLKLIENSLGLDPEEAIPVSAKTGHNVEAILHAIARLIPPPGGDLAGPLRALIYDSYYDSYAGAIMKVRVFDGSLRKGDSIQMISTGKSFVVTELGVNTIVNVPREGLSAGEVGYIIAGVKSVEDTRVGDTVTREDRPATEALPGYREAKPMVFAGLFPVNGEDYPNLKDAMLKLKLNDAALVFEPESSPALGFGYRVGYLGLLHMEIVQERLQREFDLNLISTAPTVKYRIQDMRGEVQEIDNPAHWPNPATIQSMEEPYVKASIMTPQDYLGNVLQLLQEKRGIQDNIVYLEDGKVQLLYLVPLAELIFEFYDRLKSISRGYASLDYELEGYREGQLVKVDILVNGAPVDALAMVTHRGRAEQRGRALVERLKELIPRHQFQIPLQAAIGAKVIARENISALRKNVTAKCYGGDISRKRKLLEKQKEGKKRMKSIGNVDIPQEAFLAILKTDS from the coding sequence CTGGAAGATCGACGAAAATTCATCCGTAATTTCTCCATCATCGCTCACATCGATCATGGCAAGAGCACTCTGGCCGATCGCCTGCTGGAAATCGCCGGCGTGACCGACAAGCGCACGCGACGCGATCAAATCCTCGATACGATGGATATCGAGCGTGAGCGCGGCATTACCATCAAATCCAACTCGGCTACGTTCAACTATTCCTCGGAGGGCCAGAGTTTTACCTACAACCTGATTGATACGCCCGGTCACGTGGACTTCACTTACGAGGTGTCGCGTTCGCTGGCAGCCTGCGAGGGCGTATTGTTACTGGTGGATTCCACGCAAGGAGTTGAGGCGCAGACCCTGGCCAATCTCTACCTGGCCATGGAAAACAATCTGCGCATTATTCCGATCATCAACAAGATCGATTTGCCAGCGGCCGATGTGCCGCGCATGCTCAAACTGATTGAGAACTCGCTTGGCCTTGATCCCGAAGAGGCAATTCCGGTTTCAGCCAAGACCGGCCACAATGTAGAGGCGATCCTGCACGCCATTGCCCGCCTGATCCCGCCGCCGGGAGGCGACCTCGCCGGACCATTGCGAGCGCTGATCTACGATTCGTACTACGACAGCTACGCTGGCGCGATCATGAAGGTTCGCGTATTTGACGGCAGCCTGCGCAAGGGCGACAGCATTCAGATGATCAGCACCGGCAAGAGCTTTGTGGTCACGGAACTCGGCGTCAATACCATCGTCAATGTCCCGCGCGAAGGGCTCTCGGCAGGCGAAGTCGGCTATATCATCGCCGGCGTGAAATCGGTGGAGGATACGCGCGTGGGCGACACGGTGACGCGCGAAGATCGGCCAGCCACGGAGGCCCTGCCCGGCTATCGCGAAGCCAAACCGATGGTCTTTGCCGGCCTTTTTCCGGTCAATGGCGAGGACTATCCAAATCTGAAAGACGCAATGCTCAAGCTGAAGCTCAACGATGCCGCCCTGGTATTTGAACCGGAGTCCAGCCCGGCCCTCGGCTTTGGCTATCGTGTTGGCTATCTGGGTTTGTTGCACATGGAAATTGTGCAGGAGCGATTGCAGCGCGAATTTGACCTGAACCTGATTTCTACGGCGCCGACTGTGAAGTATCGCATACAGGATATGCGCGGCGAAGTGCAGGAGATCGACAACCCCGCGCACTGGCCCAATCCGGCGACGATTCAAAGCATGGAAGAGCCCTACGTAAAGGCATCGATCATGACGCCCCAGGATTACCTCGGCAACGTCTTGCAATTGTTGCAGGAGAAGCGAGGAATCCAGGACAATATTGTCTATCTGGAAGATGGCAAGGTGCAACTGCTCTATCTGGTGCCGCTTGCTGAACTGATTTTCGAATTTTACGATCGATTGAAGTCAATATCGAGGGGCTATGCTTCGCTGGACTACGAACTGGAAGGCTACCGCGAGGGGCAGCTGGTCAAGGTGGACATCCTGGTCAACGGCGCGCCGGTTGATGCTCTGGCCATGGTTACGCATCGCGGGCGCGCCGAACAACGCGGACGCGCGCTTGTAGAGCGACTCAAAGAATTGATTCCGCGTCACCAGTTTCAGATCCCATTGCAGGCGGCCATCGGCGCCAAGGTGATCGCTCGCGAAAATATCAGCGCCCTGCGCAAGAACGTAACAGCAAAATGTTACGGCGGCGACATCAGCCGCAAGCGGAAGCTGCTGGAGAAGCAGAAAGAAGGCAAGAAACGGATGAAGTCGATCGGCAATGTTGACATTCCGCAGGAAGCCTTTCTGGCCATCTTGAAAACGGACTCCTGA